In Tenacibaculum sp. 190524A02b, the genomic stretch ACCCGCTTTTCTAAAATATCATGCGGCGTTATAGTATTTATTACTTTTAATAATGGAAGTATTTGTTTAATTTCTTTGTTAGGAATGGGTTTGTAGGTTAAGTTCATATTCATCAATAAATCATATTAGCTAGAACTAATAATAGTTAACAATAGTATTTTGCTTAATTTTGCGTGAAATTACTTTATTATCCTTGATTAAAAAATGAAAAGTATTGTTAAAATAATTGAAACGGAGCTAACGTATCCTTTAAGAAAAGAAATTCTAAGGAAAAATATTGACTTACCTCATACTTTTCAGGGTGATTTTGATGAAGAAACCATTCATATAGGGGCTTATGTTAACGATAAACTTGTTGGAATTACTACCTTAATGCCTAGTACCAATAGCTTATTTGAGGACTCTCAATACCAATTAAGAGGCATGGCTACATCTACCAATGCTCGTGGCTTAGGTATTGGTAAAAAAATACTTGAGTTTGCTTTTACAGTTCTAAAAGAGAAGAACATTACTACATTATGGTGCAATGCACGTGAAATTGCGGTTCCTTTTTATGAGAAATCAGGATTTAATATTATGGGCGATTTATTTATGGTGGATAAAGTAGGTCCTCATTACGTGATGAGTATTCAACTTTAAAAGCTTTTAAGATTCCCGTTGAGCTTTTAATTTTTTAATACCATCAAATAAAAACCAACTCGCAAATAACGCTCTAACTAATAAAAACACTAATTTACTTTCTGTTTGAAAGCTAAGTAATAATCGATAAGATTCTCTTTCTTGTGATATCGCACTTATGGTGCCTATTATAATTACAATTCCAATAAATATATATAGGTAAGGAAGGATTTTGTTCATTACTTTGAAGTAGGTATTTTTATTAAGTATTCTTTTCTTGATTTGTTATGTAAACGTGTTTCTCTTAACCAAGGATTTACTAGTTTTAACTCTTTATAAGATACTCCAAAGCTTTTTGCAAAATTTGGAATACTAGTAATGGCAGTATCTACAGCTACATTGTATGTTTTTGTTGGCTTGTATAAGTCTTCTTCCGAAAAAATAAATCCATACTTGCTCGGATTGGCTATAATTTCCTTTAAGGCTAATATTCTAAAAACATAACGAGACGTTTCCATATTTAACAATAAATCATAATACGTTTCTGCTTTTTGCTCTTTCATTCTTTTTGAAATTCTACCATTACCCGCATTATATGCAGCTGTAGCTAAGGTCCAAGAACCAAATTTTTCTTTTGACTTTGTTAAATACCTTGCTGCCATTTTAGTTGCTTTTTCTAAATGATATCGTTCATCTACGTTACCATTTACTTCTAAACCGTATTCACGAGCTGTTCCTTTCATAAATTGCCAAAACCCTGCAGCTCCAGCATATGATTTTACATTCATAAAACCACTTTCGGCTAAAGCTAAATACTTAAAATCATCAGGAACTCCATAAGATTCTAATATTGGTTCGATAATAGGAAAGAATTTATGTGCTCTTTTAATTAATAACAATCCATTAGATTGCCAGTAAGTGTTAACTAACAACTCTCTATCCATTCTTTCTCTAATATCCGCTCTATCTAACGGAACTGGTTCTCCTGCTAACTCCATTTTCTCAGGAAGTTTTACTGCTTTTATTTCGTAATGCTCTGCTACGTTTTTTACTACAGGTTCTTTATCTTTACTAATGGTATTCATTAATAAAGTTGCTAATGTTATAATGGTTGTTATTGATAAAAATCGTACTGCTTTATTCATATCCTTCCTTCTTTACGGTTATCCTACTAAGTTAGCAAAAAACATTCCGTTTCTAAAATTTTAGAAATGCTTTTTGCTTTATTAAGTATCATTATATGTGTTCCGTTTTCTACTAAAATGGTATCCTTT encodes the following:
- a CDS encoding GNAT family N-acetyltransferase; its protein translation is MKSIVKIIETELTYPLRKEILRKNIDLPHTFQGDFDEETIHIGAYVNDKLVGITTLMPSTNSLFEDSQYQLRGMATSTNARGLGIGKKILEFAFTVLKEKNITTLWCNAREIAVPFYEKSGFNIMGDLFMVDKVGPHYVMSIQL
- a CDS encoding lytic transglycosylase domain-containing protein; translation: MNKAVRFLSITTIITLATLLMNTISKDKEPVVKNVAEHYEIKAVKLPEKMELAGEPVPLDRADIRERMDRELLVNTYWQSNGLLLIKRAHKFFPIIEPILESYGVPDDFKYLALAESGFMNVKSYAGAAGFWQFMKGTAREYGLEVNGNVDERYHLEKATKMAARYLTKSKEKFGSWTLATAAYNAGNGRISKRMKEQKAETYYDLLLNMETSRYVFRILALKEIIANPSKYGFIFSEEDLYKPTKTYNVAVDTAITSIPNFAKSFGVSYKELKLVNPWLRETRLHNKSRKEYLIKIPTSK